ACGCAGCTTCTGGAACTCAGCTTCACGCTTCTTGTTCATCTCAATCTGAGCAGCAGTGGCTCCACCGGCCTCCTCAAGTCTCTCACTGATCTCTTCAAGTTCCCTGGAGAGGTCAGCTCTCTGCTTCTCAACCTTGGCGCGAGCAGCACGCTCAGCCTCGATCTCTTCCTCTAGTTCCTCAATACGAGCCTAGAAAGTTAAGAAATATTGCTAAATGAATGTATGCAACTGACACATTGCATAAAAACTCAATGACAAGTTTGACATAGAATTGAAATCAAACATTACACACCTGGAGCTCTTTAATCTTCTTCTGTAGCTGAGCACCCAAGGATTGTTCATCTTCAATCTTACTGAGATGCTGGCTTATCTCAAAGTCCTTCCTGTTGAGTAAATGACATCATCATAAGATACTGGTTGCAATAACATATTTTGTGCATACAGTTTTCAAATTCTGTCCACATTACTTCTTGATTTTCTCGTCAGACTGCTGCTTGTCATTCTCAAGATCCATGATGGATTCCTGGGCCAGTTTCAGATCGCCCTCGAGcttcctctttgctctctcaAGGTCCATGCGGAGCTTCTTCTCTTGCTCCAGAGAACCTTCAAGCTGCAAAATACCATGTGTTTATAATTACAAAAGGTTAACAGCAAGCATATATTCTTATTGAATAGCAAACAGCATGTTCATGAACTCACATCATCCACTTGCTGCTCAAGCTTGGTCTTGGCCTTGGTCAGAGTGTtgactttgtcttcctctgcctgCAGGTCATCAAGAGTCTGCTGATGTGCCTCTTGGAGggctttcttctcctttgtcaGCTTAGCAATGCTCTCATCTTGAGAGGCCATCTCTTCAGTCAGGTTCTTCACCTGAATATGTAGAAACATATTGTCATAATTGGGTAATTATTCAAATATCGGATGATATATTAGACAGTGAATATCCATGAACCTTGTTCTCAGTGGcatgcttctccttctccactttGGCTAAGGTAAGCTCCAGGTCATCAATGTCCTTCTTGAGCTCAGAGCATTCATCCTCCAGTTTCCTCTTCTTGGCAGTTAGCTCAGCATTgacttcctcctcatcctccagtcTCTCACTTGTCTCTTTGAGTTTTGCCTCCATCTGGATCTTACTCTTGATAAGTCCCTCACATCTCTCCTCAGCATCTGACAGATTCTCTGATTCCTAGTTAGAACAAAAGTGAAAAGGGgaaaatatttcaacatttgCTCTAGAAAAGATGTGAGAAATCAACAAAGCTTTCTGTTGACATTTACTCACAGATGCCACTTGCAGCTGCAGATCATTCTTCTCCTGCAGAAGAGacaccatcttctcctccagttCCTTCTTCTTAGCCAGGGCCGTGGCCAGGTCTGTTTTCATCTTCTCATAGTTTTCCTTCATGTTCTGTAGCTCCTTCTCAGTTTCAGCACTCTGCAGAAGGGGCTTAATCTTGTAGTACACCTTCATCCATGGCCAGTGTTTCACATTCATGAATGAGCGGATATTGTACTGGATGCTGTAAATGGCTTCCCTATGGAAGGAAATCAATGTTATGTACAAAGTCATTTTGGCACTGCATTCAGCCTAAATATATGGTTAGAATTTCCACTTGCCTCCTTTCCATCATCTTCACAAACTCCTTCCTCATGACGTAGCCACGGCAGAGAGCCTGAGTCATGGTGACCAGAGAAGCAAGCTTCTCATCTCGCATCTCCTCAAGGGTACCTAGTAGACCAGCTTTGAAGAACACCTGATGAGAACATAAAAATATTATGGACAATTGATTTTCATCCATGAAACAGAGTTTAGTTTTTTCTTACTCAATTGTTTACCTTGGTGTGTCCAAATTTATACTCGTCATGATTCACATCAATTGACCCAAGCAGCTTCTCAGAGGCCTTCTTGTTGTCAATGAATTGACCCTCAGGGATGACACTGGCATTCAGTACTTTGTACCTATTGCAAAACAGTTAATGGTCACATTCGGGACCTTCTTTTCAAAGTTAGGAAAACTCTGTGGTAAATTAGGTAATACCTCTGCTTGAAGTCAGCATAGAGGATTCTGCTGGGGAAACCTTTCCTGCAGATTCTGATACCCTCCAGCACACCGTTACACCTCAGCTGGTGGATAACCAGGAAGTTTTCCATCAGACCTGTGAAAAAGTTGTTACTTCATAATTATTAATGACAAAGTAAAAGACTCACTACCCCTAAGCTGTGTTAATGACTGCAACATGTACAGACAATATTAAGAACATTGGTTAGCTGTCAGTGTACCTGGAGTCTTTGACTCATTGGGAATCAGGCAACGTACAAAGTGAGGATGAGTGCTCCTCAAGTTGGTCATAAGCTTGCCCAAGTTCTCCTGTAGATACAAGATAAAACCAAACATTCTTCATGAaaagcataaaataaaaataaaaacttgcaTTTATTTGAGTTTAATTACGAACAGGCACTTAAGGCTGTTCTTAAAATTTACCCTGAACTGTGAGGACACAGTCTGCATGGAACCACCCTTCTTCTTGCCTCCCTTCTTGCCACCGCCGGTCTCTgttgatttgttgatttattaataTCAAGACTTTATCATTCAACTGACGTTTTTGAGTAGGCATATTGTTTATcttaaagacaaaaacattcatTAATTCCCATAATCCTAATAAGCGTTATAAAGTGATACTGTACCTTCAACAACAGGGGGATACAGGGTAGGCAGCAGCTTAACACCAGACTTCTGGTACAGCTGAATAACAGAGTCGTTCAGGGGATCCTTGTTCTTGTCCAGCCAGCCACAGATATTGTAGTCCACAGTTCCAGCATAGTGCACCAGAGAGAAATGGGCCTCAGCCTTGCCTTTGGTTGGCTTGGGCTTCTCAAATGCTTTGTTTTTACCGAGGTGCTGGTCATACAGCTTGTTCTTGAAGGTAGTGTCTGAGGCCTTTGGGAACATGCACTCCTCTTCAAGGATGGAGAAGATGCCCATGGGCTATATAAAAAGTGCAAAGAGATACATCATGAAGTGGCACTGTTGTAGCATATCATGAATTCTAACATAAAGTCACAACATTATTGTGTACCTTTTCAATGAGCTCAATACAGGCAGCCAAGTCCATGCCAAAGTCAATGAACTCCCAGATGATACCCTCCTTCTTGTACTCCTCTTGCTCCAGGACAAACATGTGGTGGTTGAAGAACTGTTGCAGTTTCTCATTGGTGAAGTTGATACACAACTGCTCCATGCTGTTGTACTGTCGGTGGAAATAGGATTAACCTAATATATCGCAAACAAAAAACTTCTGTTACAAAATTATCTTCTCAATCCATTACCATGAATGCATACTTACATCAAAGATTTCAAAACCAGCAATGTCCAGCACACCAATGAAGAATTGCCTTGGCTGCTTGGTGTCCAGCATTTGGTTGATGCGGATGACCATCCACAAGAACATTCTTTCATAGATAGACTTAGCCAGGGCGCTCACTGAGTTCAGGACCTGAAGAAAAGTTTTGTTTGAATCAATATCATTAGAATCCAGTGTCACAAAGAGGGTCCTCTCACAGATTTAATAAAGTAGAGATCCTTCAACTGAAATTTAGACACTGGATTACTTGATTTTTTTGCCTACACGACAAATATTATGTCTAGCAGTGCAATTTTAACTGAAATAGAACTAATGATACGGCAATCAACACATGCAGTGACAGGTAACAGAGGACATTCAGATGCAAACTATCTATTCCAGATAAATGTAATTCATGAAATTCCTCCATTACAACAGAAATACTTTCTACATACTTCAGCTTCATAAGGAACTTAACCATATTCATGTACTGGCCCTTAATTTAATTATGAGATTGtatgaaatgaattaaaaaacagaataatCTGCTGACCTGTGGCACAGTCTGTCCCTTGGTGACATACTCATTTCCGACCTTCACTCTGGGGTAGCACAGAGCCTTCAGCATGTCAGCCGAGTTCAGGCCCAACAAGTAAGAAACCTTGTCAGCCTCTGAAAATGtccacaaaaaaataaaaaatgtactaGATATATGACTGATTTGTAAAATGTGACATAGAAAGATTAATTTCATGCCAGAGGTTTTTTAACTCATCCATGAAGTTAATCCTCACCCTCTGTGCCATCTGGCTCAGCCTGCTCTTCACGCTGCTTCTGCTTGAACTTCATGTTACCATGGTGGAGCACAGCACCGGTAAACTTGTAGATGCCCATCTTCTCCTCATTGGTGAAGCCCAGAATATCAATAGCAGTCTGTATTCAATAGAGATATTGACACTGAGTAAAAGTCACTATGGAATGCATTTTACTGAGGAATTGTGATGGAATATTGAATGTATAATAGAGttaagaaaattaaaatgagaGTGAATATCACTGACATCAGTGGCAACCAACTCTTCTTTGTCATCAATGCTGGCCACAGTAATCTGACCCTGACTGCACATGGGGAAGTCATAGGGGTTGGTGGTGATGAGCGTCATTTCTGGAGATCAAAAAAGGTTTAAAGGAATGACTGGTTATGGACCATGTGAACAACGTGGGTTGTTTTAACATTGTGTCGCAATGTTTATCTTACCAATCAGCTCAGGTTTGTGGTTGGTCATCATCTGGTAGAAGATGTGGTAGCCTCTCTCATCAGGAAGCTGGAACGACACTCTAGACTTCTCCAGCAGATCTATAAGCATTGTTCATGAATCAAAATCTACACCACTGATAATGCCAGTCATTTCATTTAATATGTGAAGTTGATACTTACATGTCTCAATATCAGCACTAGCCAGTTTACCAGTTGTGCCAAAATGGATTCTGATGAATTTACCCTGTTTGGAATAGCATATTGTTTAACATCCCTCTGCATAGGCAATATATAATTGAAGATATTTCTCACAGTTTGAAATCCCTCCATACTTACAAAACGAGAGGAGTTGTCATTCCTCACAGTCTTGGCATTACCATAGGCTTCCAGCAAGGGATTGGCTGCAATAATCTGGTCCTCCAGTGACCCctgtaacatgttttttttattttaacattcaTTTCAGTAGTACATTTctattttgtcttcattttccAGAAATGTTTCCAATGTTTTTATAAAATCCTCATGATAATATACCTGCATCTTTCCTGATGTTGcctccttcttcttttctccacCACCCACTGAGATTGTTGCAAAGTACTGGATGACACGCTTGGTGTTCACAGTCTTTCCAGCACCAGATTCTCCACTGGGGATGGATATGTAGATTCAGAGAAATTAACTCAATTTGTTTGATTCTATTGGTCTTACAGAGGTGCAATAGATATAAAACTTACGTGATCAAGACAGACTGGTTCTCCCTATCtgcaaaaggaaaaatgaagaaatataTTTCTTATCTATGTAACATAAGTTATTGAGTTTATTGAGAGTTTATACATTTTCTTGACAAGAACATACCAGTAGCCATGAACTGGTAGGCattgtcagagacagagaagatgtGGGGTGGAGCCTCCATGCGCTTTTTGCCTCTGTAAGCAGATACAACCTCAGCATCGTACACTGGGAGCCACTTGTAGGGATTCACAGTTGCACAGAACAGCCCAGAGTAGGTCtgaaggggatgagagagatatGACCACTTACAGTAtgttgtatatgtgtgcaaTATTATACTTTACTCCATAGGCAGAAGAGCTTACGTAGATCATCCATGCTGCATAACGCTCTTTGAGGTTATACAGCACAGAGGCTTCATTGAGATGGGTCATCATGGCCATGTCCTCAATTTTGTCATACTTGGGAGGGTTCATAGGGGTGACATCATCCTCCTTAACCGTCCTCTCCTGAAATATTGAAACACAATTTCAGCTTGTGTTGAAATTCCAACTGTAAGTTGCACTGCTGTGagtttcatgaaacttcaaccTACCTCCTGGTTGGCAAGAACTTTCACGGTGACTTTGCCACCGTCTTTCTTCAGGATTGTACATTTAAGGTACAGCTCCTTAGCATCAGCCACATAGGCAGCAGATTTGGCATCAAAGGGTGCGTTTTGAGCCTcaatcctctccttctctggctTACGGAGATAAATGGCGGCCTTGCCATAAAGGGCCATCTCCGCGTCAGTACTCATGTTGGCGGCTTTCTGTAGATTGACAAACAGAAATTAACTTTCCTCTTATCTGATGTGCATTGTTTGCTTTGGAGACTGAACACTGTATGATACAAGGATTCTTTATATTCTGTAGTTTAAATAGAGAAAAGGTAACTCTCACCTTTTTCTACCACCCAATCACAGAGGAACTTTTCACAACCCCTAAATGAACAAAGAgttttttgtgatgtttatgAGTTATTCtttgagtttcaagtgatacagGTAGTATAGAGATTACAGATTAGTATATTATAACCAAATACAGATACATATAATATTCCTCATTTAcgtttgctacattttaattatAGTCACACAACCAGATTTTTACCCTTGACTCATAGCTTActtatttgaaatattttgtaTTCACATTGAAGAGCTTTCCCCATCTCACATTATCATGCCACTAATAAATATTAAACTGGTTATTAATTAAACACGTGTGTCAAGCACTAAGCATCTCTAATACAACTTCTTTGCCAAGAATGACAGCTGAAACATCAGTCTCACTTACCACCAGTTCGTAGTCTCTGAAATCCCCTGCAGTCTGTCCATCTCATCATGAGCCTTCTTATATTAATGTCATTCTGCAGGCCAAGCAGAAACTAAATATGGGGATGTCTTCAAAAGGCTCTAAtgcattttc
This DNA window, taken from Centroberyx gerrardi isolate f3 chromosome 5, fCenGer3.hap1.cur.20231027, whole genome shotgun sequence, encodes the following:
- the LOC139931430 gene encoding myosin heavy chain, fast skeletal muscle-like, with the translated sequence MSTDAEMALYGKAAIYLRKPEKERIEAQNAPFDAKSAAYVADAKELYLKCTILKKDGGKVTVKVLANQEERTVKEDDVTPMNPPKYDKIEDMAMMTHLNEASVLYNLKERYAAWMIYTYSGLFCATVNPYKWLPVYDAEVVSAYRGKKRMEAPPHIFSVSDNAYQFMATDRENQSVLITGESGAGKTVNTKRVIQYFATISVGGGEKKKEATSGKMQGSLEDQIIAANPLLEAYGNAKTVRNDNSSRFGKFIRIHFGTTGKLASADIETYLLEKSRVSFQLPDERGYHIFYQMMTNHKPELIEMTLITTNPYDFPMCSQGQITVASIDDKEELVATDTAIDILGFTNEEKMGIYKFTGAVLHHGNMKFKQKQREEQAEPDGTEEADKVSYLLGLNSADMLKALCYPRVKVGNEYVTKGQTVPQVLNSVSALAKSIYERMFLWMVIRINQMLDTKQPRQFFIGVLDIAGFEIFDYNSMEQLCINFTNEKLQQFFNHHMFVLEQEEYKKEGIIWEFIDFGMDLAACIELIEKPMGIFSILEEECMFPKASDTTFKNKLYDQHLGKNKAFEKPKPTKGKAEAHFSLVHYAGTVDYNICGWLDKNKDPLNDSVIQLYQKSGVKLLPTLYPPVVEETGGGKKGGKKKGGSMQTVSSQFRENLGKLMTNLRSTHPHFVRCLIPNESKTPGLMENFLVIHQLRCNGVLEGIRICRKGFPSRILYADFKQRYKVLNASVIPEGQFIDNKKASEKLLGSIDVNHDEYKFGHTKVFFKAGLLGTLEEMRDEKLASLVTMTQALCRGYVMRKEFVKMMERREAIYSIQYNIRSFMNVKHWPWMKVYYKIKPLLQSAETEKELQNMKENYEKMKTDLATALAKKKELEEKMVSLLQEKNDLQLQVASESENLSDAEERCEGLIKSKIQMEAKLKETSERLEDEEEVNAELTAKKRKLEDECSELKKDIDDLELTLAKVEKEKHATENKVKNLTEEMASQDESIAKLTKEKKALQEAHQQTLDDLQAEEDKVNTLTKAKTKLEQQVDDLEGSLEQEKKLRMDLERAKRKLEGDLKLAQESIMDLENDKQQSDEKIKKKDFEISQHLSKIEDEQSLGAQLQKKIKELQARIEELEEEIEAERAARAKVEKQRADLSRELEEISERLEEAGGATAAQIEMNKKREAEFQKLRRDLEESTLQHEATAAALRKKQADSVAELGEQIDNLQRVKQKLEKEKSEYKMEIDDLSSNMEAVAKAKGNLEKMCRTLEDQFSELKAKNDENVRQINDISAQRARLMTENGEFGRQLEEKEALVSQLTRGKQAFTQQIEELKRQIEEEVKAKNALAHGVQSARHDCDLLREQFEEEQEAKAELQRGMSKANSEVAQWRSKYETDAIQRTEELEESKKKLAQRLQEAEEQIEAVNSKCASLEKTKQRLQGEVEDLMIDVERANSLAANLDKKQRNFDKVLADWKQKYEEGQAELEGAQKEARSLSTELFKMKNSYEEALDQLETLKRENKNLQQEISDLTEQIGETGKSIHELEKAKKQVETEKSEIQTALEEAEGTLEHEESKILRVQLELNQIKGEVDRKLAEKDEEMEQIKRNSQRVTDSMQTTLDSEVRSRNDALRIKKKMEGDLNEMEIQLSHANRQAAEAQKQLRNVQGQLKDAQLHLDDAVRAQEDLKEQAAMVERRNGLMVAEIEELRVGLEQTERGRKVAEQELVDASERVGLLHSQNTSLMNTKKKLEADLVQVQSEVDDSVQEARNAEEKAKKAITDAAMMAEELKKEQDTSSHLERMKKNLEITVKDLQHRLDEAENLAMKGGKKQLQKLESRVRELEAEIEAEQRRGGDAVKGVRKYERRVKELTYQTEEDKKNGARLQALVDKLQLKVKAYKRQAEEAEEQANTHLTKCRKIQHELEEAEERADIAESQVNKLRAKSRESGKGKEAAE